The genomic DNA GTTTCAGTTTCATTTATATTAGGTTGATGATCAGAGGATGTTATAATAGTTTCAGATAAATGATCCATATTAAATCTGTGAGTGTTTGTATAATCAGAGAAAAACTCTAGACCACAGGAATTACGCAAAATCTAATGAAAGTATTAGCAATGCCTGAGTTACTGTTACGCAAGAATAAAGTTTCTGGTCACATAGCCCCTAAGTCTTACTAAAAGTTAGTTTGTATATATTATATATAAAGTATGTGAACTAAGCGTATATTAATAGCTGCGTTGAGAAGTAAAAGTAAATAATTATTAAAAAATAGTCCCCAAGAGGTGATGAACAAATGATGGGGAGTGTATGGATATTTATTCCTACTCAGCACCTACAGTTTTTACCGTGATGGAAGTATGGTAGTTGAGTGTATTATTACTTTTACCTTATTTAAGATACATTATTATGAATGTGTAGACAAGCGATCGCCCTAAATCAGCCCTAAATCATGAGATTTTGGATTGATTGGACGGAGAAATCTAAGTGCTTGTTACCATCAAATAATTATTTATAGTTTTACTAATCAGCAATCGTCAGCCACCTGACTACAAACTGTATAAGACAAAGCAGGGATCGCCAGAACCATACATTAAACTGGAGTTTGACCAATATATTTGAGAATTCCCTCTTATGGATGCTAAGGCACTTTGGCAACGATACCAAGATTGGTTATATTTCCACGAGGGATTAGGACTGTATCTAGATATCAGCCGGATGCGGTTTGATAACGCCTTCGTGGAATCGTTGCAGTCAAAATTTGAAAAAGCATTTGCGGATATGGTCGCCTTAGAAAAAGGTGCGATCGCCAATCCTGACGAAAATCGCATGGTAGGACACTACTGGTTGCGGAATCCAGACCTAGCACCCACCCCAGAACTGACCCAAGAAATTGTTCAAACCTTAGAACAAATCGAAACTTTTGCGGATCAGGTGCATACAGGTGCAATTCATCCCCCCAAAGAAAGCTGCTTTACGGACGTTATTTCCATCGGTATTGGTGGTTCAGCATTAGGTCCCCAGTTTGTTGCTGAAGCCCTTGCCCCTGATTCTCCCCCTCTTAACATTCACTTTATTGATAACACCGATCCTGCTGGCATTGATCGGGTTCTCTCCCATATCAACAACCTAGCGACTACCTTAGTATTAGTCATTTCTAAATCCGGTGGTACACCAGAACCCCGCAACGGCATGATCGAGGTCAAAAAAGCCTACGCAGCCAAAAATTTAGACTTTGCTAAATATGCAGTGGCCATTACCAGCGCAGATAGTAACTTAGATAAAGTTGCACAATCTGAAGGTTGGTTAACCACTGTCCCCATGTATGACTGGGTAGGAGGACGCACTTCCGAAATGTCCTCTGTGGGATTAGTACCAGCAGCATTACAGGGTATTGATATCCGTGCCATGTTAGATGGGGCAAAGGAAATGGACGATGCTACCCGCATCTCTAACCTGAAAAATAACCCAGCGGCTTTATTAGCTTTGGCTTGGTATTTCTCTGGAAATGGCAAAGGCGAAAAAGACATGGTTGTCTTACCCTACAAAGATAGCTTGTTATTATTTAGCCGTTACTTACAGCAGTTGGTAATGGAATCTTTAGGTAAAGA from Okeanomitos corallinicola TIOX110 includes the following:
- a CDS encoding glucose-6-phosphate isomerase — translated: MDAKALWQRYQDWLYFHEGLGLYLDISRMRFDNAFVESLQSKFEKAFADMVALEKGAIANPDENRMVGHYWLRNPDLAPTPELTQEIVQTLEQIETFADQVHTGAIHPPKESCFTDVISIGIGGSALGPQFVAEALAPDSPPLNIHFIDNTDPAGIDRVLSHINNLATTLVLVISKSGGTPEPRNGMIEVKKAYAAKNLDFAKYAVAITSADSNLDKVAQSEGWLTTVPMYDWVGGRTSEMSSVGLVPAALQGIDIRAMLDGAKEMDDATRISNLKNNPAALLALAWYFSGNGKGEKDMVVLPYKDSLLLFSRYLQQLVMESLGKEQDLDGKTVYQGIAVYGNKGSTDQHAYVQQLREGVPNFFATLIEVLEDRQTPSPEIDPGVTAGDYLSGFLLGTRQALYENNRDSITVTIPQVNARTVGALIALYERAVGLYASLVNINAYHQPGVEAGKKAAATILDLQKRVVEVLQKEKKALSIAEIADKAGSPEQVEAIYKILRHLHANHRGVVFTGDLSKPASLTVSLG